Within Catharus ustulatus isolate bCatUst1 chromosome 5, bCatUst1.pri.v2, whole genome shotgun sequence, the genomic segment TCCTGTGTCCCAGTGAACTGAGTGGTAGCAGGTTTCGTTTGCTGTGTGAGGGGGATCTGCTGGGGCTCTGATTCTTGCAGTCATTTGTTGCAGAGCAGGCTTAGGTGCTTACTGGCACAAATGGCTGTAGGAACATGTGGGTGCTGCCGTTCCCACTGCTCCGTTCAGGACCTTGCCTAACTGCAGTGACAAACCACTTGCACAGAGAGGAagtataataaataaattgtcCGTACAGTACAGAACCCAACAGCAGAGCAAAcgtgaggatttttggggtgggttcATACTTCATCACTGCTTACTCGCTCGGCTTTTCGGGGCGGTAGCGAGTTGCAGCGCTGGTGGTTATCCCGGAGCGCCACTGAGGGGCAGGGAGCGGGAGCGCAGCCCTTGGAGCTCCGCGTGCCGTGGAGGAAAGAATCCCAGTTCATGCTTGGATTTTCTTACGTTCTTTGCACTCGAAGGTGTTTTGGGTGTGCAGGCTTTTGGTGCTTTTTAGAATACGTATATACATGTTGTATGTGAGTAAATGGAAAGgttgtatttttgtttctagTCAATACCAGaaggttttaaaatgtgatgCTGTTGAGGTCAATTGTCTTTTGTAATCACTGACTTGCTTGGCTAGAAGTAATATTGAATGTTTTCATCTAGCTTTAATCTTCCCTTGCTGTAAAAGACCAGAAGGCAGCACTGATTTCCATCCCACTTTGTTACCAACAAGATCTTCAAAAGTCATGTTATGACTACGTTTTCTAGCTCAGGCAACTAAAAACGTATGAAAGAAATGTTAGCAAAATCTAAGAGGATTTTCTTATGTTTTAattgtttaaaacatttttgttttattagaaTACTTCAAGTTCCAGCAGCCTATTCACCTATTGATCCGGATGCACCACCAACCATATCCACGTACTTCATGAAGAAAAGCAATCTTCAATATATTCTTGTTGAGAATGACAAAGTAAATGTAAGTGTTCAAGCCTCTATAGGAGGCAATTTTAACATGTGTAGATATGCAGATTGAATTCTGTTTTAATAGGCTTGGATGgagtgcttttgttttttcatggcTAAAGATTGTCTTTCCTATTTAGAAAAGAATGTCTCTAAAATCGGAAGTACAAAATGCTTCTCTCTTCTGcaaaataattgctttctttCCTGTTACATTGTTGCTTAGGCAACCTTGTTGGGCGCTGATATTGGAAGACTTTACCAGACTTGTTTCTTTATATGTTAATGCTAAGAGTTGGAAATCTGCAGTAGTTGAAAAAGCTCCTGCATTTAATACTTGGATTTGTCTTTGTCTAACTCATCCCAAATCTTGTACCCTCACTCATTGCAAAGTGAGTAGACGAGTAACAATTCAGATTCCTTGGTCCTCTGCAACATTCTTTTGtaaattttccctttctctttttcatttgctCAGATAACTCTTTATTTCGCATTTATAAAGTCTGTGTTGATTCATGTTTAATTTCTAGAAATACATGAGCTTATAACTGTCTGATGTGTGCCACCCAAAAGTAAAGGTATGAAAAATCACGGCTTGTTTGTATGAAATactgttttctatttcattGCATGCAGTAGAACAACAACAGTGCTTCCTGAGTTCCACTGTCTGAATTGTTCATTTTGTCTTGCAGAAATTCCAGATGTCCCATGCTGGTTGTTTTTCCCACAATTCCTCCGCCATAGAACATATTGGTTTAACTCTTTTCCAAATGAACTCAAGCAACATCGATTTCAGTTCAGAAGTAGACAATATGAAAAGTAAATGTGAACCTTCCAAAGGTGTGGTTAACTCACAACCAGGATATACCGTTTGTCCAGATCAAACCGAAATAAAATCATCAGAAGCAGGATACATGGACGCTGGCCAGAAAGGCACTTTAGCATATGTCTTGCATACATCAGGAACTACAGGAATCCCCAAAATAGTCAGAGTGCCTCATAAATGTATAGTGCCTAATATTCAGCATCTTAAGTAAGTGTggttttcaattttcttttcaaatgcttttagAGATTAGAtgcttttatgattttttttaatacttcagAGGAATGTACATAGGGACACCACTCATACTTCAGAGGAATGTACATAGGGACACCACTCCACTTCTTCCTCCTTATCCacctttgtggttttttgcttttatttccaagtAGAATCATATCATATTTTGTTTCTCTATCAGTATTAAATGCTGCTTTGCCTTCATTTGTGAGGGCTGTGTTTCAAATAGTACACTGTTGCTCTATGTTTTGTACTGTCATCTGGCCTGTGACTTGAAAGAAATAGACAATAAAATTAATCATTTGTTCACAGTTATATTTGCTGTATTCTGTAGTTCTTAAGTCATAATTCCTTTTTAGGCTACTCaggtttctttctgtttaatttcaTATTGAAATAGATCTGTTATggaaaatacaacttttttttcttatattttcctttcttcttctttactttttctttctttatatttttccttttttaatgagCGTCTGTTAGTTGAAATATGTCTTCAATGAACTCTATTGATGTGTAATATGGTGGGTATCTTCAGAAAACACATCATTAGTGAAATCAACAGTTACAGTCCGGGAGCTCTTGCTCAAATTACCTGTCTGCATATTCAGAGCCCTTAAGATCTGAGCTGtgcatttctttcattctttaaGTTTGGAAGGGGTTTTTTGGAAGGGGTTTTTGACTGTGTGCATCAGGTTTGTAATTCCTAGCTTTCTTATTTTAGATCCATATTTGAGATCACACAGGATGATGTGCTATTCCTGGCTTCTCCTCTCACATTTGACCCATCTGTGGTTGAATTGTTCATAGCTCTGACAAGTGGAGCCTCTATTCTTGTTGTACCAAACACCATTAAAATGATGCCTGTggagctctctgctgctctgtttcaCCGCCACCATGTGACAGTGTTGCAGGTAGGCGAAATCTAAGTGTCTCCATGTCTTCTTCTCACTTTTGCGAATGTCTACTACTTTTTCATCAGCCTAGAATCTAATATTAATACAACAGGAGTTTCTACTTACATCAAGGACAACTCAATCTGACATCCTAGGAATTTGTAGTGTTATGTAAGGTCTTTAAATGTTCTATATGCAGATTAATCAGATGTCTAGGTTATATTTTTGCTGTAGCATTCTggaatgaaggggaaaaaaggctcaAACAGTAACAGGAAGAGAATACTGTGTCGCTTTCTGTTTCCAAGTAATTAACATTAGAGCTAATGTGCATAACCTTGAGATAATAGCTGAGACAAAAGGGAACCCATAACACAGCTGAGTAAAGCAGAAGCTTTGCAGAAGAGCATGGGTTGATGCTTGTAGTACTTATTAAAGGCCTTATAAGCAACATGATCTCCCAAAACACCGTTGTGATGGTTGATATGTAGACATTTTAAAGTGCATCCATAATACAGCTATGCAGCAGATAGGATAGAGACGGAAGAGAGGTACATGGACACTGACAAAATGTAACAggtctttctctttttttttttttttttaatatgtatccTTCAGGCAACGCCAACACTTTTCAGGCAGTTTGGAGCTCACATCATTAAATCAAGAGTGTTGTCTGCAAATACTTCACTTCGTGTCTTAGCCCTTGGTGGTGAAGCATTTCCTGTACTGAGTCTCCTGAAAAGTTGGAAGCACAAGGAGaacaaaacaagtatttttaatcTCTATGGTATTACTGAAGTGTCAAGCTGGGCCACTTGCTACAAGATTCCTGAGGAGGTTTTTAGTGCTGATTTTAGGTAGGAAAATTCACAATTCTTAATGGCTTGGCATATGAATAATGAAAATCACCAGAAATAGAACCTCAGTCTCCTGTTACCAGGGCTACTGAGTCCTCATGAGTGTTTATACTGGTAGAAGTTACTGTTTGGGTTTTATGTAGAAACAGACTAATCCATTATTTCATGAGTCAGTACAGCCCCCCTTCTCTATTTTAGTAGTGTAGATGACAGAAATTTGTCCAAAGTGTCTCACCCAAGTTTCACAGTGATTTTACTTAAACTTCAAGAAGTactttctttttatctctctgtCATATTTCACTCAGTTTCTGACTTGCTTGGttgtttggcattttttcttcatattattTTATAGAGTCACAAAAGGTACTTCCCATTATCTTACtgtctcattttctctctgaaatgtgTGATTATTCCATGGCATAATAATTATACATGCAGTTTGAGTTAAATGTGTCCTACAAAATGGATTGTTTGCACAAATGATGTGGTATATTAACCTGGTGCTTAAACCCTTGAAGACTAAAAATGGTGGATTATCATGAAATGTTAATAAATTCTCATGTAAAACTAATTTTCTCTGAGTTGCAACATAAAATGTAATACTGTAAAATAGAAATTGTATTGGAATCCATGCCAAagttttttaaagttgtttaaGTTTTGCTTTACtggagaaaatatattattctaTGCTCCCACTTAGAAATAGTTTCTATATTCAATAAATGAGGTCCTACAACTGCTTGAGGAGGCTGGagaatgaaggggaaaaaagagttgGTCAGTAGTTCAAGAGAAGTTTATAATAGGTGCATGACATTGAAATGACAGTTTCTTGtatttcagtcttttctgaACTGAacatttttgaatatttttctgaacttttctTAATGTACTTATTAAAATAGAGTAAAAGCTCAAATTAGGCAGGGAAAAATGAGTTAGAAAGCAGTTTCACATACTTTAATTGGTTGACTTGATGGATGTTTCAATCTGGGAGACTTAAAAGTTGACTGAAGTGCTTGGGGTTCTCTCAGAGTATTTCAGAGTCTATTTAGGCCTTATTTTCTATAATTCTGTTGGGTTTTCTGGGTATATATTAGTGACAACCATGCACACTgatgagatttttaatttttaataaatagatatgtttttaaagaagaagCATTTGCAGAAAGAAGTCCCAAGCATCTGCCTTTGCTCGAATGCCAATCCTTTAAAAAACTACTTGTTACTTGGTTTCTGGGACAGTTGTTTTGTGTTCAGAAGACAAAAACTTCTCTCTAATATATTTAGAACAGATTTTCCTATACCATTGGGATCACCACTCCTTGGAACAAAACTTGAGGTCAGAGATGCCAATGGATCTGCAGTTCTTGAAGGCGAGGGACAAATATTTATAGGTTATTTTATGTTTCTAATTCTTCTAGAATACTGTTCTTAATTGATTGAGTTTTAATAATATATTCATTCTTCTACTTGGTATTTGCCTATGATACACAGATTAATTAGCATTTTAAGTTCTGATTGGGCTGGGAATCTTTTGATAGAATTTTAGGTTGTTGGAATGATGAACAGGAAATTACCATCATTTTATCTGCAGACTCTGCATTCAttatatgtatttctttttcctttcttgcatTTTGACATTCTCAGCTGAAGTCATTTCTGTGTATCAGCTGAATTAACTGCATAACCAAAATGGTACATTGCAGAAGTTTAGATGTTGATaataatatttcaatatttcttaaaatgcatAGCAAAGTTTAAGAGAATTTGATAAAACACTctttataattttcatttgcagttAGCTATTTAATATGTATGACCACAGTCTTTTTTTGGTGTAGGTGGTGAAGAACGAATCTGCTTTCTTGATGATGAAATAACTGTGCCACTGGGTACAATGAGAGAAACAGGGGATTTTGTAAGAGTGAAGAATGCAAAGCTGTTCTTCTTGGGTCGGAAAGACAGTCAGATTAAGCGTCACGGCAAACGTTTTAGTATTGAATATGTGCAGCAGGTAAGTGCTCACATCCACAGAGTGGAGGATGCCACTATAAAAAGGCAGATATAAGGAACACATTGTTATCATCAGAAATGGTATTTGCTTGGTTTCAGATGACTTTTAGGAGTCTAAAGGAATTTGGAGGGTGTATTGTAAAAAATCTGATCACATAATTTAGGGACCAGTTTGTTCTGATTTATTTGGAATCTGTTTTATTGTATGGTTTCTTCCAGGAGAATTGAGAACTGTATAAACATCTGAAAAGTACTGGGTATAGCGATTGTTCTACAAGATTGGGTGTCAGACTCCTGAATTATATCTCATTCATGGTGTTTTGGCAAATAATACATATATCTCTGAGTTTGTTTTTATGTGAAATGCAAGCTTCAGCtgccaaagaaaatatttcataggATGTTATGTAGGAGTGTGAGAAAAATACCGTTTTTTAAGATGTGCActttcttcattgttttttgcttcttttactCTATTGATGAACTGCATTTCAAAGCAAGACtaatgttttttaattacaggTTGCTGAAGATCTTTGCCAGGTAGAAGCTTGTGCAGTCACCTGGTATCAACAGGAGAAACTTATCCTGTTCGTTTTACCCAAAGATGATTTTGAAGAGAGAGAAACACTTAAGGAACTCCAGAAGCATCTACCAGCTTATGCAGTCCCTGATGAGATTGTAGTAATTAAAGCTTTGCCTTTAACATCACATGGTAAATCAAGCCATTTAGAACCCTTGCCACTTGTCTTAATGGtatccattttaaaattatttttttaattgaccaAAATCCAGTATCTAATTCATGTTTTTATAATATGTACATTAGATAAGTGATGCCTAGTAGGAAATGATCGCCATGTAGTGTTATGTTTTTTTGGATGATGTTTCATTTGAGAGTCAAAGAGTAGTGGTAAAATCAATTTAGTTTTAACACTGCACATTTCTTACCTCAGTTGCTCCTGTTGCAGTCTGCAACAGAACCCTCACTTCTACTGAATTAAAACCAGGCCTTGAAGGTGGGATTATGTGGGAGGGGTAGATTTTCAAAAACCTTACTGGGTTTTATGTAGTTGATCAACTGTGTAAAAAAAGGCAGACATAGTAGAGTATGAATAAGGAAGTACATACAAGAATACAGTGACTATTTGGGCAGAGCAAGTTTTGAAAGTGCTAATattaaaaagcaatgaaaaaaaaatcatcctttaTTTTCTACAAAGGCAAAGTTGATATATCTGAACTGAACAAGATTTACCAGAACCATCTGAACTCCAGAAGGCGTGACAGTAAGCTGAGTGACGCAGAGGAATTGTGGGAAAGATTGCTGTATTTATGGAAGGTAGTATTTTGAGCTGCCTTTTTATCTTTGCAAGTGGATCATTATACATGTGTCAGgaattaaacaatttttaagaAGCATGACTAATGCAACCAGAACATTCTAGCTGCCTGTAGATTTAAGCAGTACAGCTCTTTTCTGTTCAGTTAATACTTAAATATAGTTGCTCTGCAGTGGCCAAGAGGGACTAATTTATATTTCTCTATCAGATAAAACTGCAGGCGAGGACGTGTAAGCAATTAGCATAGAAAGAATGTAATCTGTCAGTAGCTTTTTGAATGCTGCTTCACATGGCAAAAGAAGGTTATCActaaagaaaacaaggaaatggGACATGGAAACTTTGTAAAAAAATAGCTGCTGTGTTAGTAGAGTTTCTTATTTCTCAAGATGATTATACATTGGAGAGTCCTTAGTTTAAATAAATGGCACAATTGCACAACTGTCTTTTGGAATGCCTGTTTGCATTGTTTCTGAAGTTTTGTGCTGAAGACTTGTTTTTCAAGGCATTGAAATATGATGCCAAACAgtattgctttgtttttcaaaggtGGACTTACAAGTTTTACCTGAAAGTGGAATTAGCTGTGGTGTAGGACTTGAAGAAGTAAATGTAGAGTATTTATTTGTCTGTGCTGGTCCTTTTCACATTGATGTTTATGAAGTGATAAGCCAAGGGATTGGATGTGTCCTGGACCCTTTATGGACAACAGAAGTTGGCCTCCAAAACCAAAGGGTATGGACTTGACACCCAGACTTAACAAGGGAGTGCAATGAGAGGCGACACAGTTATTGCTGTTTATTGTAGTTACAATGCCAAATGCAAAATCTTTCATGAATTGAAGGGCTTATAACTTCAAAAGTAGGTAGGCAAGTAGGTTACTTAaataattcagaagaaaaaagaacagtttATGTAAGCTTTAttagtaaaataaaacactgaactGATTTTACCAAAAGGCATGTTTTATCTGCAAAGTTGTCATTGACAAATGGTATTGAAAATGGCCAATCAGTATGTAGTTAAATTCCCTTTAATTCCTTGGACTGCAGAATTGGAATTGAGCAAGACATTTTGTAGTACAGGATTAGTATCTCCCTATTTCCTCATTCCTCCCCAGTTCTTGTTCTATCAGTCCCTCTGTTGGCACTAACATTTTTCAATGATTTTTTGCAGAGCAGTGAATTTTCTCAGTTGTTGATTTTTAGCACAATTTCTAGGTGTTCAGGTGGATTCTACCCCACCTGAGGTTTTATGTGTGTGACGTGATACAACACTTATGGACTGGtacctctctccttcctttcttctctaGTCTGTCCTCGGTCTTCCGTGTGATTACACTGGAATTTctaaaaatgcagtatttctaTACAGTGGTGGAGACTCCCTAAAGGCACTACGATTTTATGAAGAAATTGAGATGTTAGTAGGCAAAGCTCTGCCTGGACTCCTTGAAGTTATTCTCAGCCACTCAATTGAAGAGGTTTACAGACATATTCTTAAAGTGCTGTTTCCAGATGAAGAGCAATTAATGAATCCTGACAatgctgtgaaaagaaaattgagagGGAACAGTGGAGAGGAATTCcttggaaaatatattaaactgACATCTGAAAGAGATCTTGAGATTGCTTCAGGATTAATTCCATTTATTGCACTGAACAGaggaaaccattttttttctatgaatttCACGAAATCTTCTATGCAGTCTGAAAATGCAGTACAGATAGGAGTGGAACCACTACAGCAACCATCCTTTCTGCCTTCCAAGACTTCAGATGTAATGAAAAGCCATGAGCAAGGGTCTGAACTGGAGAACAGAATTTTAACACTTGAAAACAAGGCAAATAAAAATGACCATTCCTCTGTTCAGCAAATCCATGCAGAATGTAATAATTCATCAGTGGCAGAGGTGGCATTGTGCGTGAGGTGGAAGtcaaacacaagaaaatgtgTTGATGCATCACCACTGGTTATAATACCAGCTAAAGAAGAAGTATCTGTGTATGTTGGCTCTCACTCCCATGCAATGCAGGCAATTGATCTGGAATTgggagaaataaaatgggagaaGACCCTTGGAGATCGAATTGAATCTTCTGCCTGTGTATCCAAGTGTGGAAATTTCATTGTTGTTGGTACGTATTTTGTTTCGGCCTTCAttctaaattcttttttctgctaCATGCAAGATGAATGACAGAGAATTATATTTCTTATCTTTGGTTGTCCTCCATCCATCAACTTCCATATCTGCCTCAGAACTAATTTATTGTAAAATAGAGACAGAAGGAAGAAGTAATTTAAGTTTCATGATAGCCAGTGATGGAGCTTATCTAACATAAGCATTTGTGGTTTATTGTATCCCTATTTATGAATAAGGAATCAATGGCTAAAGTTTCTTTTTTAGTGGTAGATTAAGGTGTGACATTTAaactgttgttttttggtttttttaaagtatggaAAGGTAATGCAGTCTTAAAATATCTTTGTAGATTGATAGAGTTAGAAACATGTTAGAGTTAGTACATGGTACCTcattatttttcagagtttAATTATCTCATTTGACTCTTCTTTTTGGAAATGTAAAGAATatgtttggatatttttttcgTTTTTTCATATCTGTTGTCAGTGGAGTTGCCATTATTTATCTTAGTGTCATCTTTTTAACTAATACATCTACATCACTAGTTAGCACAGATGTCCAAGTGGTgacatttaaatgcaaatgcaaTGTTGCCatctttttatttgtcttttgatTGCTGTTCACTCTTGATAATAAAATTGAGTATTTCCTTAACATGAAGGAGTTTCTATGATGACAGTTTGGTTTTCATTAGAAAACTTATAAACTTTATTCTTTTAACacctttgttttcagaaacaaaacctagacaaaaaggtaattttaaGAATTTGTATTCTTTTCAACAACTTGCTATGTTTTCTaatattgttatttaaaaatttgataGAAAGGagtgaaataaatacattctaAATGTAACTTAtagaaaaaacacacagaacaaTCATCTTTGACTGTATCAGCAAAACCTTTGAGCTAAAAACATAAGAGCAGattttgaagatattttgaAACTCTACCTTATGAATAATCTTGTTTCTTTCTAGCAGTGATGCGACTAGCAACATAAGTCACACCATAAATGCAaataatcattatttttttcccccatcatATTTTATTCCACATAGGTTGTTATGATGGCTTAGTGTATGTGCTTCaaagcagagatggagaaataCACTGGACTTTTGCCACAGAAGACACTGTGAAAAGCTCTGCAGTTGTAGACCCTTCCAGTGGCCTGGTCTACATTGGATCACATGACCAACATGTGTATGCTTTGGATATTTATGTAAGAACACTGACTAACTTTTACATGTAGGACAATAAATATCCAATTTAGACTCTGTTTATAGTGCACCAGAGGAAGCTTCACTGCTGTCAGTATACTTAGGAGTCCACAACCACACTTCTGAAAGTTAGGCCTGCTGTAAGGGGGGGTTAGGATTATGTGACAATAAACAGTCTCAGTGGTGCTCTCAGTTGTGGTTCTTGTGTTACTAGTCCTGGTTGATACCAAATCTTAAGTTTCTTAGTTACTAAATTCTCCATGGGTGTTTCAGAATAGCATGTCTAGCTAGAAGTAAAACTGTTGTTTTCTGGTGGGGAAAGAATCTGACATTCTAAACAAGAAGATGGAgggagatggaaaataaaaggggCAGATACTGCTTTTTCATTAGCTGAATTTATTATATTTACTGGAAGAGAAAGCCAGTGACACATGTGTTGCTGTTATGGCATGTAGATTGTTTTCACTTCTTAACTAGTATTTGCTGAGTAAACACAGTATTTGATAATGTTTGATATTCATATTGGTCTTTATAAACACAATGAGCTCTAACTCCAATTGAAAaattgtttattattattttttcttgtatttccaGAAAAAGGTGTGTATATGGAAGTTAAATTGTGaagctggagctgtgttttcATCTCCTTGTCTAAGTTCTTTTCCACATCATCTCTATGTTGCTACACTAGGAGGACTATTTTTGGCTATTAACCCAGTATGTACCTTTGCTTATGTGTCTTCCATCCTGATCTCAAGTTTAAATGAAACCAAATGCATTTCTGAAGTTAAGATTGCTATTCTAATGAAAGGGAAGATGATCATATGTtaccatgaaatatttttcacttagTGGCATTATAATGATATACAAGGCTGCCATAATACTTCCCATACTTCATAAATCTGTCTGGTGATAAGGAGGACTGAAGTGTCTTGCTTGAATTCACAGGCTGATCATAGGCCAAAGTTGCAGACAGTTACTTGTCATTCCCATATCAGTAAAACCAGTGAGCAAGTCTATAGATTTATTTCCTGCCCCCTCCTCCTTTGACAGTaggattggaaaaaaaatatactgaaatcagaaaagaaTGCAGAAAGAAGCCTCTTCATTCTTCTTACTGTTTCCCTCCCCATATTTAAGAGCTTTCCTTTTAATCTCTGTATGCAGTTCTGTTCTTTGCACTGGGGAAATGGCATTCTTGATAGATGTACAACAATTTCATGGTTTTCTCAGGCATTGGTGTCTTACAGCTGGTCCTTCCTGATAAAAGGAACAGGGACTTGAAGCAACTGTTAATGTTTTTGTACTCACACAACACAGGGCATCAATCCTAATCACCTTTGCCTTCCACCCACTACTGTCCTCAGTAACAACCAGTCTATCATTAGAAAATGAGTGCATGGTTTTGCAGCAAGAGTGGGCTGTGcttaagaaaagatttttttagattCTGTAATCCACAGTAGCAGGTAGTTGAGAAATCCACCTACAAATGAGTCTGCAccttcttatttttattaataatccTAATTCGTGGGAAATGTGCAGGATACAGTAGGAATACCTTGTGACAGTCCTAACAGTGAGTTGCAACATGTCCTAGAGTATCAATATGACTTGATTCCAAGGTATCTCTGCTTCACTGGTCCATGTCACATACTGAGCTGCtgggaatgaaataaaaaactgaaTCGGGCATTTATTAAAACTACTCCTAATACACTATTAATTATCATTATTACTTTGCCTAGGGTgaggaagaaaataagtttttgattacattttagttttgtatgggttttgtttttgttgttcttttggtttgagggtttggctttttttttttccacactacATAAGGGCTGGGTCAGGCAGTGATGGAAGGGttgttttgtgctgtttcttACAGTTTTGTTAAGCATCAGATATTCCATGCTGCCACTTACAGGTAATGGGGAGTAAGATTTGGAAAAGCAACCTTGGAAAACcactcttctcctctcctcactGCAATGAGAACTACGTCTGTGTTGGATGTGTTGATGGAAACTTATATTGTTACACACATTCTGGAGAAAAGGTAAAAAcgttgttgggttttttatgtcCATCACAAAACTCTGAATAAGATACTTTTTAGGACTGTTTTCTGAGGTTTAATAATTGACATATACCTTTTTGTGAACCAAATAGAAGGCCTTTTATTAGAAAGGAGAAAGTAGAACTGTTTGGCTAGGGTAGTCCATGCAGTTCATGGCAAAATCACAAGCTCAAGGTGCCTGATGCAGGAAGAGAATTTCTAGTTCAGACCTTAAACCCAAAGTAAATTGTCAAGTGTAGTGCcagcaaatgaaattatttcatttgaagCTTTTCCATCATGTTTAAGGTATCTCTTACGTAAGATGGTGGTTATTCAGAAGTAAAGGTTTCTTagaatttttattcatttatcaAAAAACTGCCAAATCATACTTCTGGTGAAATATGTGTCAGCCTGCACATTGAATTAaatgacagtattttttttatctcctcAGAGATAAATGTAGTTTGTATCTGGTGTTAAAACAACTGACACCATTCATTTGTTGGCCTGAGATGCAGTGTACATGGCAATTTTTAAGCCTTTTCTGATTATAAAGTACGTGTTAGTCCATCTGTGCACTGCTCTCTGCTTGCAGCAGTGTTGCAGAACAGATACTCTCTCGAGGAGGGATCTGCACATTGTTAGCATAAGCAGAGGAAATCTGTATTACAAAAGGAATATCTGCCTTTCTGGCAAAGAATGGCATATTAACAGGATTCTTGATGTTCATTACTAATTGTACAACAGCCCAAGAATATTCTTTTCCCAAACTGGCCATTTTTACGTGGGCCTTACTGAAGGTCCTAACCTCTTCCACATCTATTTTATGAGACTTATTGCTTACTCTCTGTGTAAAGCATAACTTATAATTTGACAAGGATTTACCAGCCCTCACTCAAATCTAATATTCTTTTGACATGAAATGCTCTTCTATCAACAGCAAGgctattaaaaaattacagttgCTGTAAAACTGATAATGTAAGAAACCTTTGATAATGGGTGGTTGTGTTCTTTCTGTAGGTTTGGCAATTTTCCACTAATGG encodes:
- the AASDH gene encoding beta-alanine-activating enzyme isoform X7 — encoded protein: MMLQELVARAAGLHSARAAVCFDECSGKPPAFYTYGTVLELALELTAFLQKHCDHQGTWGIGLYCYPGINLPSWILGILQVPAAYSPIDPDAPPTISTYFMKKSNLQYILVENDKVNKFQMSHAGCFSHNSSAIEHIGLTLFQMNSSNIDFSSEVDNMKSKCEPSKGVVNSQPGYTVCPDQTEIKSSEAGYMDAGQKGTLAYVLHTSGTTGIPKIVRVPHKCIVPNIQHLKSIFEITQDDVLFLASPLTFDPSVVELFIALTSGASILVVPNTIKMMPVELSAALFHRHHVTVLQATPTLFRQFGAHIIKSRVLSANTSLRVLALGGEAFPVLSLLKSWKHKENKTSIFNLYGITEVSSWATCYKIPEEVFSADFRTDFPIPLGSPLLGTKLEVRDANGSAVLEGEGQIFIGGEERICFLDDEITVPLGTMRETGDFVRVKNAKLFFLGRKDSQIKRHGKRFSIEYVQQVAEDLCQVEACAVTWYQQEKLILFVLPKDDFEERETLKELQKHLPAYAVPDEIVVIKALPLTSHGKVDISELNKIYQNHLNSRRRDSKLSDAEELWERLLYLWKVDLQVLPESGISCGVGLEEVNVEYLFVCAGPFHIDVYEVISQGIGCVLDPLWTTEVGLQNQRSVLGLPCDYTGISKNAVFLYSGGDSLKALRFYEEIEMLVGKALPGLLEVILSHSIEEVYRHILKVLFPDEEQLMNPDNAVKRKLRGNSGEEFLGKYIKLTSERDLEIASGLIPFIALNRGNHFFSMNFTKSSMQSENAVQIGVEPLQQPSFLPSKTSDVMKSHEQGSELENRILTLENKANKNDHSSVQQIHAECNNSSVAEVALCVRWKSNTRKCVDASPLVIIPAKEEVSVYVGSHSHAMQAIDLELGEIKWEKTLGDRIESSACVSKCGNFIVVGCYDGLVYVLQSRDGEIHWTFATEDTVKSSAVVDPSSGLVYIGSHDQHVYALDIYKKFC
- the AASDH gene encoding beta-alanine-activating enzyme isoform X1 gives rise to the protein MMLQELVARAAGLHSARAAVCFDECSGKPPAFYTYGTVLELALELTAFLQKHCDHQGTWGIGLYCYPGINLPSWILGILQVPAAYSPIDPDAPPTISTYFMKKSNLQYILVENDKVNKFQMSHAGCFSHNSSAIEHIGLTLFQMNSSNIDFSSEVDNMKSKCEPSKGVVNSQPGYTVCPDQTEIKSSEAGYMDAGQKGTLAYVLHTSGTTGIPKIVRVPHKCIVPNIQHLKSIFEITQDDVLFLASPLTFDPSVVELFIALTSGASILVVPNTIKMMPVELSAALFHRHHVTVLQATPTLFRQFGAHIIKSRVLSANTSLRVLALGGEAFPVLSLLKSWKHKENKTSIFNLYGITEVSSWATCYKIPEEVFSADFRTDFPIPLGSPLLGTKLEVRDANGSAVLEGEGQIFIGGEERICFLDDEITVPLGTMRETGDFVRVKNAKLFFLGRKDSQIKRHGKRFSIEYVQQVAEDLCQVEACAVTWYQQEKLILFVLPKDDFEERETLKELQKHLPAYAVPDEIVVIKALPLTSHGKVDISELNKIYQNHLNSRRRDSKLSDAEELWERLLYLWKVDLQVLPESGISCGVGLEEVNVEYLFVCAGPFHIDVYEVISQGIGCVLDPLWTTEVGLQNQRSVLGLPCDYTGISKNAVFLYSGGDSLKALRFYEEIEMLVGKALPGLLEVILSHSIEEVYRHILKVLFPDEEQLMNPDNAVKRKLRGNSGEEFLGKYIKLTSERDLEIASGLIPFIALNRGNHFFSMNFTKSSMQSENAVQIGVEPLQQPSFLPSKTSDVMKSHEQGSELENRILTLENKANKNDHSSVQQIHAECNNSSVAEVALCVRWKSNTRKCVDASPLVIIPAKEEVSVYVGSHSHAMQAIDLELGEIKWEKTLGDRIESSACVSKCGNFIVVGCYDGLVYVLQSRDGEIHWTFATEDTVKSSAVVDPSSGLVYIGSHDQHVYALDIYKKVCIWKLNCEAGAVFSSPCLSSFPHHLYVATLGGLFLAINPVMGSKIWKSNLGKPLFSSPHCNENYVCVGCVDGNLYCYTHSGEKVWQFSTNGPVFSSPCLSSLTEQEIFFGSHDCFIYCCNMEGNLLWKFEATSSVYGTPFVFQSDDLNNKILLAAVSTDGKVWILNAKSGTAEGVDKLPGEVFSSPVVWGTKLVVGCRNDYVYCLDLYIAGKNNS